One window of Thiomicrorhabdus lithotrophica genomic DNA carries:
- a CDS encoding site-specific integrase: protein MAKLKAPILPQIKGMPEVEATFDSFGLFQVDSNTIISLDEDGKVLSRYGDNIWIFESKKENLLLHFDFDCDSTNSITDTLKAIQFALLHTPSVGQAKVKNGFNRQRTLNFALRAVAEMVIEHDLDFREVFSGKYNHFLEEIMTFRVCTGLKHLTDSYVFFRSHQFNQLVKLVNVKKAFQTFILEKYKELETDKKPTLPIPERLYLMSLNKIQADVESIDQKLLSKIFLELKKYFANPLYGISRDRQKRVFHTTENYRKLLKENNWKRLPRGFDLGVEDESSPTLQNLIKRLDSKLSTKSIRGLFPYLTELQRICFRALVAYSGGRLRDIAFLTTNALQIHKVGKKTYPLLYGEVQKGAITDEDVEFWVTNEVGEKAFNIAKEISNFIHETSVNARYVEKPEEERLLFVSRKLCREDGKGYGTLQVNTVFQDMELSEATINEDDRVELIRIDPSIDLDRDDLAAGSSWWFTAHQFRRTLAIYAMASGAVSIPSLRRQLRHIGEAMTLYYSGGSCAASNIIDKSNSFAKECKEAKSASTAIALHKFVASDEKIFGGMGRHLDKNPNLKSIVLNQDTTETQKMVERGELAWSETALGGCGETGNCDYRPFALTDTSHCKNCDKAYHKISKMDKTIHIYEISLSDIPVNTRQHKWREKQIDELKQLREVHMAEVSEI from the coding sequence ATGGCTAAGCTAAAAGCCCCCATTTTACCACAAATCAAAGGGATGCCAGAGGTTGAAGCTACCTTTGATTCCTTTGGCTTATTTCAGGTTGATAGTAACACTATAATTTCACTGGATGAGGATGGAAAAGTTCTGTCTCGATATGGTGACAATATTTGGATATTTGAGTCTAAAAAAGAAAATTTACTATTACATTTTGACTTTGACTGCGACTCAACAAATTCAATCACAGACACGCTAAAAGCAATCCAATTTGCGTTACTTCATACTCCTTCTGTTGGTCAGGCAAAGGTGAAAAACGGCTTTAATCGGCAGCGGACTCTTAACTTTGCATTGAGAGCTGTGGCAGAGATGGTAATTGAGCATGATTTAGATTTCAGAGAGGTATTTTCGGGAAAATATAACCATTTTTTAGAAGAAATTATGACTTTTAGAGTCTGTACAGGATTGAAACACTTAACTGATTCATATGTTTTTTTTAGAAGTCATCAGTTCAATCAATTGGTTAAGTTGGTCAATGTCAAAAAAGCATTTCAAACCTTTATTTTAGAAAAATACAAAGAACTTGAGACTGATAAAAAACCAACTCTTCCGATCCCAGAAAGACTATATTTGATGTCCTTAAACAAGATTCAAGCTGATGTGGAGTCAATCGATCAAAAATTGCTAAGTAAAATTTTTCTAGAGTTGAAGAAATATTTTGCAAATCCACTATATGGTATTAGTAGAGACCGGCAAAAAAGGGTTTTTCATACGACAGAGAACTATCGAAAACTTTTAAAAGAAAATAATTGGAAGAGGCTTCCTAGAGGCTTTGATTTAGGAGTCGAGGATGAGAGCTCACCAACACTTCAAAATCTTATTAAAAGATTAGATTCGAAGCTTTCAACAAAAAGTATTCGCGGTTTATTTCCGTATTTAACGGAACTGCAAAGAATATGTTTTAGAGCTTTAGTTGCTTATTCGGGTGGCCGATTAAGAGATATTGCGTTTTTAACGACCAATGCCCTTCAGATTCATAAGGTTGGTAAAAAAACTTATCCTCTTTTGTATGGTGAGGTTCAAAAAGGCGCCATTACAGATGAAGATGTAGAGTTTTGGGTAACGAATGAGGTTGGGGAAAAGGCATTTAACATTGCTAAAGAAATTTCTAATTTCATTCACGAAACTTCAGTTAATGCTCGATATGTAGAAAAACCCGAAGAAGAGCGGCTGCTGTTTGTATCTCGCAAACTCTGCAGAGAAGATGGTAAAGGGTACGGTACGCTACAAGTAAATACAGTTTTTCAAGACATGGAACTCTCAGAGGCAACAATCAATGAAGATGATAGAGTTGAGTTGATTCGAATCGATCCAAGTATTGATTTAGATAGAGATGATTTGGCAGCAGGCAGTTCATGGTGGTTTACGGCACATCAATTTAGGCGAACGCTCGCAATCTATGCAATGGCCTCTGGAGCAGTAAGCATTCCAAGCCTCAGAAGACAGCTGAGACATATAGGTGAAGCAATGACATTATATTACTCAGGTGGTTCATGTGCTGCCAGTAATATCATTGATAAATCAAATTCTTTTGCCAAGGAGTGCAAAGAGGCAAAATCAGCATCTACGGCAATTGCGCTTCATAAATTTGTGGCTTCAGATGAAAAGATTTTTGGAGGTATGGGGCGTCATTTAGATAAAAACCCAAATTTGAAAAGTATTGTATTGAACCAGGACACCACTGAAACTCAAAAAATGGTTGAGCGTGGCGAACTTGCTTGGAGCGAAACAGCTTTAGGCGGTTGTGGTGAGACTGGAAATTGTGATTATCGTCCATTTGCGCTTACGGATACCTCTCATTGCAAGAATTGTGACAAGGCATACCACAAAATATCTAAGATGGATAAAACCATTCACATTTATGAAATTTCTCTCAGTGATATTCCAGTAAACACCCGGCAACATAAGTGGAGAGAAAAGCAAATTGATGAACTTAAGCAGTTAAGAGAGGTTCATATGGCAGAGGTAAGCGAAATATGA